Proteins encoded in a region of the Sphingomonas sp. HMP9 genome:
- a CDS encoding Uma2 family endonuclease, which translates to MRHDPLYKKITVDEFLAIDFGSDRKFELVDGVIRMMTGGIPAHSRVASNILAFLHGKLRGTGCRAYNSDMAVCVTDTDLRYPDVSVFCGNPATREREEQRVFVDPKVIFEVLSGSTAKIDQGRKLAEYRELASVDTIVFADPENELTRVVQRMGPATWRDDMFAQPHDVALPPLNLTIPHAEIFARD; encoded by the coding sequence ATGCGGCACGATCCCCTCTACAAGAAGATCACGGTCGACGAGTTCCTCGCCATCGACTTCGGCAGCGACCGCAAGTTCGAGTTGGTCGACGGCGTCATTCGCATGATGACCGGCGGCATTCCTGCGCATTCCCGGGTGGCCAGCAATATTCTCGCATTCCTCCACGGAAAGCTCCGCGGCACGGGCTGCCGCGCTTACAACTCCGACATGGCCGTCTGCGTCACCGACACCGACCTGCGTTATCCCGACGTCAGCGTCTTCTGCGGCAACCCCGCGACTCGCGAGCGCGAGGAGCAACGCGTATTTGTCGATCCGAAAGTGATTTTCGAAGTCCTTTCCGGCTCGACCGCGAAGATAGACCAAGGCCGCAAGCTCGCCGAGTATCGCGAACTCGCGTCCGTCGACACGATCGTTTTCGCCGACCCCGAGAACGAGCTGACTCGCGTCGTCCAGCGCATGGGGCCGGCGACATGGCGAGACGACATGTTCGCGCAACCGCACGACGTTGCACTGCCCCCCTTGAACTTGACCATTCCCCATGCCGAAATCTTCGCCCGGGACTAG
- the groL gene encoding chaperonin GroEL (60 kDa chaperone family; promotes refolding of misfolded polypeptides especially under stressful conditions; forms two stacked rings of heptamers to form a barrel-shaped 14mer; ends can be capped by GroES; misfolded proteins enter the barrel where they are refolded when GroES binds) has translation MASKDVKFGRDARERILRGVDILADAVKVTLGPKGRNVVIDKSFGAPRITKDGVTVAKEIELKDKFENMGAQMLREVASKTNDIAGDGTTTATVLAQAIVREGMKSVAAGMNPMDLKRGIDLAVVKVVDDVKARSKPVSGSKEVAQVGIISANGDVEVGEKIAEAMEKVGKEGVITVEEAKGLEFELDVVEGMQFDRGYLSPYFITNPEKMTVELQDPYILIHEKKLSNLQAMLPILEAVVQSGRPLLIIAEDIEGEALATLVVNKLRGGLKVAAVKAPGFGDRRKAMLEDIAILTKGEMISEDLGIKLETVTLGMLGTAKRVTIDKDNTVIVDGAGDHETIKGRTEAIRQQIENTTSDYDKEKLQERLAKLAGGVAVIKVGGSSEVEVKERKDRVDDALHATRAAVEEGIVPGGGTALLYATKALDGLTGANEDQTRGIDIVRKSLTALVRQIAQNAGHDGAVVSGKLLDGNNSNIGFNAATDTYENLVEAGVIDPTKVVRTALQNAASVAGLLITTEAAVSEMAEDKPAMPMGGGGMGGMGGMDF, from the coding sequence ATGGCTTCCAAGGACGTAAAATTCGGTCGTGACGCGCGTGAGCGCATCCTCCGCGGCGTCGACATCCTCGCTGACGCAGTCAAGGTGACCTTGGGCCCCAAGGGCCGCAACGTCGTCATCGACAAGAGCTTCGGCGCACCGCGCATCACCAAGGACGGCGTCACCGTCGCCAAGGAGATCGAGCTCAAGGACAAGTTCGAGAACATGGGTGCGCAGATGTTGCGCGAAGTGGCCTCGAAGACCAACGACATCGCCGGTGACGGCACAACAACCGCGACGGTTCTGGCGCAGGCCATCGTCCGCGAGGGCATGAAGTCGGTCGCAGCGGGCATGAACCCGATGGATCTGAAGCGCGGCATCGATCTCGCCGTCGTCAAGGTCGTCGACGACGTGAAGGCACGTTCGAAGCCGGTTTCGGGTTCGAAGGAAGTGGCGCAGGTCGGCATCATCTCGGCAAACGGCGACGTCGAAGTCGGCGAGAAGATCGCCGAAGCGATGGAGAAGGTCGGCAAGGAAGGCGTCATCACCGTCGAGGAGGCCAAGGGTCTCGAATTCGAGCTCGACGTCGTCGAAGGCATGCAGTTCGACCGCGGCTACCTGTCGCCGTACTTCATCACCAACCCCGAGAAGATGACCGTCGAGCTTCAGGATCCCTACATCCTGATCCACGAGAAGAAGCTGTCGAACCTGCAGGCGATGCTCCCGATCCTGGAAGCCGTCGTCCAGTCGGGTCGTCCGCTCCTGATCATCGCCGAGGACATCGAGGGTGAGGCACTCGCCACGCTCGTCGTCAACAAGCTGCGCGGCGGCCTGAAGGTCGCAGCGGTCAAGGCACCGGGCTTCGGCGATCGTCGCAAGGCGATGCTCGAGGACATCGCGATCCTGACCAAGGGCGAGATGATCTCGGAAGACCTCGGCATCAAGCTCGAGACCGTCACGCTCGGCATGCTCGGCACCGCCAAGCGCGTCACGATCGACAAGGACAACACCGTCATCGTTGATGGTGCTGGCGATCACGAGACGATCAAGGGCCGCACCGAAGCGATCCGTCAGCAGATCGAGAACACCACGTCGGATTACGACAAGGAGAAGCTCCAGGAGCGTCTCGCGAAGCTGGCCGGCGGCGTTGCCGTCATCAAGGTCGGCGGGTCGTCGGAAGTCGAAGTCAAGGAGCGCAAGGACCGCGTTGACGACGCACTGCACGCAACCCGCGCAGCCGTCGAAGAGGGCATTGTCCCCGGTGGTGGTACGGCGCTGCTGTACGCGACCAAGGCTCTCGACGGCCTGACCGGTGCGAACGAGGACCAGACGCGCGGTATCGACATCGTCCGCAAGTCGCTGACCGCTCTGGTTCGCCAGATCGCGCAGAATGCGGGTCATGACGGTGCGGTTGTTTCGGGCAAGCTGCTCGACGGCAACAACTCGAACATCGGCTTCAACGCCGCGACCGACACCTACGAGAACCTGGTGGAAGCCGGCGTGATCGATCCGACCAAGGTCGTCCGCACCGCGCTGCAGAACGCAGCATCGGTCGCAGGCCTCCTGATCACGACCGAAGCGGCCGTGAGCGAAATGGCCGAAGACAAGCCTGCCATGCCCATGGGCGGCGGCGGCATGGGCGGCATGGGCGGCATGGACTTCTGA
- the groES gene encoding co-chaperone GroES gives MNFRPLHDRVLVKRLEAEEKTAGGIIIPDTAKEKPQEGEVVAIGTGTRAENGTITPLDVKAGDKVLFGKWSGTEVKVDGEDLLIMKESDILGIVG, from the coding sequence ATGAACTTTCGTCCGTTGCATGATCGCGTGCTGGTGAAGCGCCTCGAAGCCGAAGAGAAGACGGCTGGCGGCATCATCATCCCCGACACCGCCAAGGAAAAGCCGCAGGAAGGCGAAGTCGTCGCCATCGGCACCGGGACCCGCGCCGAGAACGGCACGATCACCCCGCTCGACGTCAAGGCCGGCGACAAGGTTCTGTTCGGCAAATGGTCGGGCACCGAGGTCAAGGTCGACGGTGAGGATCTCCTCATCATGAAGGAATCGGACATTCTCGGCATCGTCGGCTGA
- the sppA gene encoding signal peptide peptidase SppA yields MTDTAAPSYASSPAPSYTDPARPPRRKWRLVRGVWKFLVAIKDALVLIAMLLFFGLIFAALNARQSTTAIKDGALVLDLNGSIVEQPEEQAAFAALSGQTRTRQFRLRDVVRAIDTARTDARVKVVVLDLDSFGGAYPAALGEVGDALARVRASGKPVLAYATAYTDGGYRLAANASEIWVNPLGGTIFMGPGGNQLYYKGLIDKLGVNAHVYRVGRYKSFVEPYTRADQSDDARAASTALYGTLFAQWREAVAKARPKAQIAQFMSAPDTLILAANGNIAEANLRAGIVDKLGDRTSFGRRVAEYADSDAAKPAGNYNAIKYDAWVKANPLPTAGDAIGVLTIAGEIVDGESGPGKAAGKTIEKAVLDGLAKKTLKALVVRVDSPGGSVMASEQIRLAILEAKRQKLPVVVSMGGLAASGGYWVSTPADVIFAEPGTITGSIGIFGVVPTFENALAKIGVTSDGVKTTPLSGQPDITGGTTPMFDAIAQAGIENGYRQFVSRVAASRKMTPARVDEIGQGRVWDGGTARQIGLVDRFGTLQDAINEAAKRANLNPSKVHAEYLEKKPGFLAAIAQDFGGAGDDDDAGGGDAFAHVAADRRQMLARAVGDMKRLATSGSIQARCLECGGMGPTTAGLGDAKLLDLLLARIGF; encoded by the coding sequence ATGACCGATACAGCCGCGCCGTCCTACGCCTCCTCCCCGGCCCCGTCCTACACCGATCCCGCGCGCCCGCCGCGGCGGAAGTGGCGGCTAGTGCGCGGGGTTTGGAAGTTCCTGGTCGCGATCAAGGACGCGCTCGTCCTGATCGCGATGCTGTTGTTCTTTGGGTTGATCTTCGCGGCGCTCAACGCGCGGCAGAGCACGACGGCAATCAAGGACGGCGCGCTGGTCCTCGACCTCAACGGTTCGATCGTCGAGCAACCCGAAGAGCAGGCCGCATTTGCGGCGCTGTCGGGCCAGACCCGGACGCGGCAGTTTCGCCTGCGCGACGTGGTTCGCGCGATCGATACCGCACGCACCGATGCACGCGTGAAGGTCGTCGTGCTCGACCTCGACAGCTTCGGCGGCGCCTATCCGGCGGCCCTGGGCGAAGTCGGCGATGCGCTGGCCCGGGTGCGCGCGAGCGGCAAGCCCGTGCTGGCCTATGCGACTGCGTACACCGATGGCGGCTACCGACTGGCGGCGAACGCGAGCGAGATCTGGGTCAACCCGCTGGGCGGCACGATCTTCATGGGGCCGGGCGGAAACCAGCTCTATTACAAGGGCTTGATCGACAAGCTCGGCGTCAATGCGCACGTCTACCGCGTCGGCCGCTACAAGTCGTTCGTTGAGCCGTACACACGCGCCGACCAGAGCGACGATGCGCGCGCCGCCAGCACCGCGCTATACGGGACGCTGTTCGCGCAGTGGCGCGAGGCCGTCGCCAAGGCGCGTCCCAAGGCGCAGATCGCGCAGTTCATGAGCGCACCCGACACGCTCATCCTGGCGGCGAACGGCAATATCGCCGAAGCCAATCTGCGCGCCGGAATCGTTGACAAGCTCGGCGACCGGACCAGTTTCGGGCGCCGCGTGGCGGAATATGCCGACAGCGACGCCGCCAAGCCGGCGGGCAATTACAACGCGATCAAGTACGATGCCTGGGTGAAGGCGAACCCCCTCCCCACCGCGGGCGACGCGATCGGCGTGCTGACGATCGCCGGCGAGATCGTCGATGGCGAGAGCGGGCCCGGCAAGGCGGCAGGCAAGACGATCGAGAAGGCGGTACTCGACGGACTCGCCAAGAAGACACTGAAGGCGCTGGTGGTACGCGTCGATTCGCCGGGCGGATCGGTGATGGCGTCGGAGCAGATCCGGCTCGCGATCCTCGAGGCCAAGCGGCAGAAGCTGCCCGTGGTCGTCTCGATGGGCGGGCTGGCGGCCAGCGGCGGCTATTGGGTGTCGACGCCGGCCGACGTGATCTTCGCCGAACCCGGCACGATCACCGGCTCGATCGGTATCTTCGGCGTCGTCCCGACGTTCGAGAACGCGCTCGCCAAGATCGGCGTGACCAGCGACGGCGTGAAGACCACGCCGCTGTCGGGCCAGCCCGACATCACCGGCGGCACCACGCCGATGTTCGACGCGATCGCGCAGGCGGGGATCGAGAACGGGTATCGCCAGTTCGTGAGCCGTGTCGCTGCGTCGCGGAAGATGACACCGGCGCGGGTGGACGAGATCGGCCAGGGTCGCGTCTGGGATGGCGGCACCGCGCGGCAGATCGGGCTGGTCGACCGGTTCGGGACGTTGCAGGACGCGATCAACGAGGCTGCCAAGCGCGCCAACCTCAATCCCTCCAAGGTGCATGCCGAGTATCTGGAGAAGAAGCCGGGCTTCCTCGCGGCGATCGCGCAGGATTTCGGCGGCGCGGGTGATGACGACGATGCGGGTGGTGGCGATGCGTTCGCGCACGTCGCGGCGGACCGTCGGCAGATGCTCGCGCGCGCTGTCGGCGACATGAAGCGGCTGGCGACCTCGGGTTCGATCCAGGCGCGCTGCCTCGAATGCGGCGGGATGGGGCCGACGACCGCAGGACTTGGCGATGCGAAACTGCTCGACCTGTTGCTCGCGCGGATCGGGTTCTGA
- a CDS encoding trimeric intracellular cation channel family protein, translated as MLPVPLPVEILPVAAPWFDLAGLAVFAASGALAAAKRGQTFVTLVFFGLITGVGGGTVRDLLIGAPVFWVHDARAASVCLGVALLIWVTPERWWKDEALGWFDAVGLAAYAVYGAAKALGYGVPPVPAALMGVMTACVGGIIRDVLAGEPSILMRPELYVTAAALAAASYVGLVLLGVPLALAAVIAASAGFTLRAAAIRFHLALPAYGGRR; from the coding sequence ATGTTGCCCGTCCCGCTGCCCGTCGAGATCTTGCCCGTCGCCGCGCCCTGGTTCGATCTGGCGGGGCTTGCCGTGTTCGCCGCGTCGGGTGCGCTTGCCGCCGCCAAGCGCGGGCAGACGTTCGTGACGCTCGTGTTCTTCGGGCTCATCACCGGCGTCGGCGGCGGTACCGTGCGCGACCTGCTGATCGGCGCGCCGGTATTCTGGGTCCATGACGCGCGGGCGGCGAGCGTGTGCCTCGGCGTCGCGCTGCTGATCTGGGTAACGCCCGAGCGGTGGTGGAAGGACGAGGCGCTGGGCTGGTTCGACGCGGTCGGGCTTGCGGCGTACGCGGTCTACGGCGCAGCCAAGGCGCTCGGTTACGGCGTGCCGCCGGTTCCCGCGGCGCTGATGGGCGTGATGACCGCCTGCGTCGGCGGCATCATCCGCGACGTGCTGGCGGGCGAGCCGTCGATCCTGATGCGGCCGGAACTGTACGTGACGGCGGCGGCGCTGGCGGCAGCGAGTTATGTGGGGCTGGTGCTGCTCGGTGTACCGCTCGCCCTGGCAGCGGTGATCGCAGCGAGCGCGGGCTTCACGCTGCGCGCCGCCGCGATCCGCTTCCACCTCGCGCTGCCGGCCTATGGCGGGCGGCGCTAA
- a CDS encoding glycine zipper 2TM domain-containing protein: MRKFILAMGLGAMVLPTVLIPVSAADARDRREWRGRDGRVYCKKSNGTTGTIIGGVGGALLGRTVDTRGDRTVGTLGGAVLGGLAGRAIDKGTSNNGNNRRCR, translated from the coding sequence ATGCGTAAGTTCATTCTGGCCATGGGCCTCGGCGCAATGGTCCTGCCGACCGTTCTCATCCCCGTCTCGGCCGCAGACGCGCGCGATCGTCGCGAATGGCGTGGTCGCGATGGCCGCGTTTATTGCAAGAAGAGCAATGGCACGACCGGCACGATCATCGGCGGCGTCGGCGGCGCGCTCCTCGGCCGCACGGTCGATACGCGCGGCGATCGTACGGTTGGCACGCTGGGTGGTGCGGTCCTTGGCGGTCTCGCCGGTCGCGCGATCGACAAGGGCACGAGCAACAACGGCAATAATCGCCGCTGCCGCTAA
- a CDS encoding OsmC family protein, protein MTTRSGSAKYEGLGKSGKGHVSTQSGVLSNSPYGFNTRFENEPGTNPEELIAAAHASCFTMALSFALAGKGYEAGTLETSAKVTLDKDGDGFTITKSALTLNAKIDGISKDEFEAIAADAKANCPVSKVLNAEITLEPNLAA, encoded by the coding sequence ATGACCACACGCAGCGGTTCGGCAAAGTATGAAGGCCTCGGCAAGAGCGGCAAGGGTCATGTCTCGACCCAGTCGGGCGTGCTGTCCAATAGCCCCTACGGGTTCAACACGCGGTTCGAGAACGAGCCGGGCACCAACCCCGAGGAGCTGATCGCGGCGGCGCATGCGAGCTGCTTCACGATGGCGCTGAGCTTCGCGCTCGCGGGCAAGGGCTATGAGGCGGGTACGCTGGAAACCTCGGCGAAGGTAACGCTCGACAAAGATGGCGACGGCTTCACGATCACCAAGTCGGCGCTGACGCTGAACGCGAAGATCGACGGCATCTCGAAGGACGAGTTCGAGGCGATCGCCGCGGACGCCAAGGCGAACTGCCCGGTGTCGAAGGTGCTCAACGCCGAGATCACGCTGGAGCCTAATCTCGCCGCGTAA
- a CDS encoding glycine zipper 2TM domain-containing protein — translation MRIALLSAALAATAFGAIPATAQSTVRGANREYNDQVRDARREYRRDVRDADSRRDVRDARRDYRDEVRDARQDRRGDIRDIRHDNGRNGNWQQYRGYDYNRYERGQRGYFADRYYRDGRYYQERRLGRNDRIYRGGNRRYYCRRNDGTTGLIIGGLAGGVLGNVIAGGGSQLLGTLIGAGGGAVLGSSIDRGSVRCR, via the coding sequence ATGCGTATTGCCCTTCTATCGGCAGCCCTTGCCGCCACGGCGTTCGGCGCGATCCCCGCGACCGCGCAGTCGACCGTACGGGGCGCCAATCGCGAATATAACGATCAGGTCCGCGACGCACGGCGCGAGTATCGCCGGGACGTGCGCGATGCCGATTCCCGCCGCGATGTGCGTGATGCCCGCCGGGATTACCGTGACGAGGTCCGTGACGCGCGGCAGGACCGCCGCGGCGATATTCGCGACATCCGCCATGACAATGGGCGGAACGGCAACTGGCAGCAATATCGGGGGTATGACTATAACCGGTACGAGCGCGGCCAGCGCGGCTATTTCGCCGACCGCTACTACCGCGACGGGCGCTATTATCAGGAGCGTCGCCTGGGCCGGAACGACCGGATCTATCGTGGCGGTAACAGGCGCTATTATTGCCGCCGCAACGACGGGACCACGGGCCTGATCATCGGCGGGCTCGCTGGCGGCGTGCTCGGCAACGTGATTGCAGGCGGCGGTTCGCAGCTGCTCGGTACGCTGATCGGTGCAGGTGGTGGCGCGGTGCTCGGCTCATCGATCGACCGGGGCAGCGTGCGCTGCCGTTGA
- the crcB gene encoding fluoride efflux transporter CrcB, whose protein sequence is MFPLLYVMVGGAVGSGARYLTGRAMMALLGPDYPFGTLAVNLIGGLLMGVLVGVLARNTASEAWRLLLAVGVLGGFTTFSSFSLDVVTLIERGAIGVAFGYILLSVIGSIVAVFAGLTAVRAIA, encoded by the coding sequence ATGTTTCCCCTTCTTTATGTCATGGTCGGTGGCGCGGTCGGTTCCGGCGCGCGCTATCTGACCGGTCGCGCGATGATGGCGCTGCTCGGACCCGACTATCCGTTCGGTACGCTGGCGGTGAACCTGATCGGCGGGCTGTTGATGGGCGTACTGGTCGGCGTGCTCGCGCGGAACACCGCGTCTGAGGCCTGGCGCCTGCTGCTCGCGGTCGGCGTACTCGGTGGCTTCACGACGTTTTCGAGCTTCTCGCTCGACGTCGTCACGTTGATCGAGCGGGGCGCGATCGGCGTCGCGTTCGGCTATATTCTCCTGTCGGTGATCGGCTCGATCGTCGCAGTATTCGCGGGTCTCACCGCAGTAAGGGCCATCGCATGA
- a CDS encoding RluA family pseudouridine synthase, with amino-acid sequence MTAGKNDSDSGFREFNVGFDDDGIRLDRWFKRHLPDTSFTTVAMWARTGQLRVDGTRATPGDRIAAGQMLRVPPPEADKASADVDKPRRVRERVILSDEETELAQSMVIHKDFQAFVLNKPPGLATQGGTKTTQHVDGLLDGLQYDNEGRPKLVHRLDKDTSGALLVARTSRAAAFFAKAFSGRTARKVYWALVVDVPSIEDGMIELPIGKQPGTGGEKMHVDEAEGAPARTRYRVIERAGNRAAWVELQPFTGRTHQLRVHMAAIGHPIVGDGKYGGAAAFLTGGISRKMHLHARRIKVDHPDGGSIDVTAGLPTHFEESLKQLGFDEKLGDALQLDEKTPPSREEIKSRARAHAKSVRKERRGERRGRGVVEDVKAPGGKPAGPKTGGVRTGAGSKFGAPRSGPRVEGAKPSGRGRSGGKPSGPRTGPGSR; translated from the coding sequence ATGACCGCGGGCAAGAACGATAGCGACTCCGGCTTTCGGGAGTTCAACGTCGGGTTCGACGATGACGGCATCCGGTTGGACCGGTGGTTCAAGCGGCATTTGCCCGACACGAGCTTCACGACGGTGGCGATGTGGGCGCGCACCGGCCAGCTGCGCGTCGACGGCACGCGCGCCACGCCGGGCGACCGGATCGCGGCAGGCCAGATGCTGCGCGTGCCCCCGCCCGAGGCCGACAAGGCCAGCGCCGACGTCGACAAGCCCAGGCGCGTGCGCGAGCGCGTGATCCTGTCGGACGAAGAGACCGAGCTTGCGCAGAGCATGGTCATCCACAAGGATTTCCAGGCGTTCGTGCTGAACAAGCCGCCAGGGCTCGCGACTCAGGGCGGCACCAAGACGACGCAGCATGTCGACGGGCTGCTCGACGGGCTCCAGTATGACAATGAGGGCCGGCCGAAGCTGGTCCACCGGCTCGACAAGGATACGTCGGGCGCGCTGCTGGTGGCGCGCACGTCGCGCGCGGCGGCGTTCTTCGCCAAGGCGTTTTCGGGCCGTACCGCGCGGAAAGTCTATTGGGCGCTGGTCGTCGACGTGCCCTCGATCGAGGACGGCATGATCGAGCTGCCGATCGGCAAGCAGCCGGGTACCGGCGGCGAGAAGATGCATGTCGACGAGGCCGAGGGCGCACCGGCGCGTACCCGCTACCGCGTGATCGAGCGCGCGGGCAACCGCGCGGCGTGGGTTGAATTGCAGCCGTTCACGGGGCGCACGCACCAGCTGCGCGTGCACATGGCGGCGATCGGGCATCCGATCGTCGGCGACGGGAAGTATGGCGGCGCGGCGGCGTTCCTGACTGGCGGGATTTCGCGGAAGATGCATCTGCATGCGCGGCGCATTAAGGTGGATCATCCCGATGGCGGATCGATCGACGTGACCGCCGGGCTGCCGACGCATTTCGAGGAAAGCCTGAAGCAGCTGGGCTTCGACGAGAAGCTTGGCGATGCGCTGCAGCTCGACGAGAAGACGCCGCCGTCGCGCGAGGAGATCAAGTCGCGGGCGCGAGCGCATGCAAAGTCGGTGCGCAAGGAGCGGCGCGGCGAGCGGCGTGGGCGTGGTGTGGTTGAGGACGTTAAGGCACCGGGCGGCAAGCCCGCGGGGCCGAAGACGGGCGGCGTGCGGACGGGTGCGGGCTCGAAGTTCGGCGCGCCGCGGAGTGGGCCTCGCGTCGAGGGCGCTAAGCCCAGCGGGCGGGGGCGTTCGGGGGGGAAGCCGAGTGGGCCTCGTACGGGGCCGGGTTCGCGCTGA
- a CDS encoding DUF1440 domain-containing protein — protein sequence MAHAPADTPNIWAAAAAGLVAGLVASFVMDRFQAGVAALSSSDSDAEPATEKAADAVSRAVVGHDIPEDRKPLAGQAVHYALGAGLGVVYAVAAEYRPAVTAGYGTAFALANTALLDEAAVPAVGLGAAPWKTAPSTHLYSVASHMVFGTVTEGLRQLLRGWMR from the coding sequence ATGGCGCACGCACCTGCCGACACCCCGAACATCTGGGCCGCAGCTGCTGCGGGTCTGGTCGCGGGGCTCGTCGCGTCGTTCGTGATGGATCGTTTCCAAGCCGGCGTCGCCGCGCTGTCGTCGTCGGACAGCGATGCGGAGCCCGCGACCGAAAAGGCGGCGGACGCGGTGTCGCGGGCGGTGGTGGGCCACGATATCCCCGAAGATCGCAAGCCGCTCGCCGGGCAGGCGGTGCATTATGCGCTCGGGGCGGGGCTGGGGGTCGTCTACGCGGTCGCGGCAGAATACCGCCCCGCGGTGACGGCGGGCTATGGCACCGCGTTCGCGCTGGCGAACACCGCGCTGCTCGACGAGGCGGCGGTGCCCGCGGTGGGCCTGGGCGCCGCCCCCTGGAAGACCGCGCCGTCGACGCATCTGTACAGCGTCGCGTCGCATATGGTGTTCGGCACGGTGACCGAAGGCCTGCGGCAGTTGCTGCGCGGGTGGATGCGGTAA
- a CDS encoding HAD-IA family hydrolase, which yields MIRLAVFDCDGTLVDSQANICVACERAFQQAGLVPPPRAEIRRIVGLSLVEAMQVLLPQADDALHRSLAADYKAAFHAMRASGELADEPLFDGIADVLQTLADDGWVLGVATGKSDRGLAHILAAHGITDRFVTLQTADRHPSKPDPAMLFAAIAEAGATAATTAMIGDTSFDMAMARAARVRAVGVAWGYHAVHELSDAGADVVATAVPELLHMVTRP from the coding sequence ATGATCCGCCTTGCCGTGTTCGATTGCGACGGCACGCTCGTCGACAGCCAGGCGAATATCTGCGTCGCGTGCGAGCGGGCGTTTCAGCAGGCCGGGCTCGTCCCGCCGCCGCGTGCGGAAATTCGCCGGATCGTCGGGCTCAGCCTCGTCGAGGCGATGCAGGTGCTGCTGCCACAGGCCGACGACGCGCTGCACCGGTCGCTCGCCGCCGACTACAAGGCTGCGTTCCATGCGATGCGCGCGAGCGGCGAACTGGCCGACGAGCCGTTGTTCGACGGGATCGCCGACGTGCTCCAGACGCTCGCCGACGACGGCTGGGTGCTCGGCGTCGCAACAGGCAAGTCGGACCGCGGGCTCGCGCATATCCTTGCCGCACACGGGATCACCGACCGGTTCGTGACGTTGCAGACCGCCGATCGCCATCCCTCGAAGCCCGATCCGGCGATGCTGTTCGCGGCGATCGCGGAAGCGGGTGCGACCGCGGCAACCACCGCGATGATCGGCGATACGAGCTTCGACATGGCGATGGCGCGCGCGGCGCGGGTGCGCGCGGTCGGCGTCGCCTGGGGCTATCACGCGGTGCACGAACTGTCGGATGCGGGGGCGGACGTCGTCGCGACCGCGGTGCCCGAGCTGCTGCACATGGTCACGCGGCCATGA
- a CDS encoding ATP12 family chaperone protein translates to MKRFWKDVAIDADRVVTLDGKPVRTPGRRPLALPTAALAEAVADEWRSVGETIDPRTMPLTGLANAATDPIANDPTQFAARLAAYGESDLLCYRAEGPPLLVERQAAAWDPLLDWARARYDVTFAVTAGVMHVAQPPATIARLREAVAAYDDFRLAGLSPVVSLTGSLVIGLALIEGEIDADAAWAAAGLDEDWSIEMWGEDWQAAELRELKRQEFARGVAFLGML, encoded by the coding sequence ATGAAGCGGTTCTGGAAAGACGTTGCGATCGATGCCGATCGCGTGGTGACGCTTGACGGCAAGCCGGTGCGGACGCCCGGGCGGCGGCCGCTGGCGTTGCCGACCGCGGCGCTGGCCGAGGCGGTCGCCGACGAATGGCGCAGCGTCGGTGAGACGATCGATCCGCGGACGATGCCGCTGACGGGGCTCGCCAATGCGGCGACCGATCCGATCGCGAACGATCCGACGCAGTTTGCCGCGCGGCTGGCGGCCTATGGCGAGAGCGACCTGCTCTGCTACCGCGCCGAGGGGCCGCCGTTGCTGGTCGAGCGGCAGGCGGCGGCGTGGGATCCGCTGCTCGACTGGGCGCGCGCGCGGTATGACGTCACGTTCGCGGTGACTGCGGGGGTGATGCACGTCGCGCAGCCCCCCGCGACGATCGCGCGGCTGCGCGAGGCGGTCGCGGCGTATGACGATTTCCGGCTCGCGGGGCTGTCGCCCGTGGTGTCGCTGACCGGATCGCTGGTGATCGGGCTGGCGCTGATCGAGGGCGAGATCGACGCGGACGCGGCCTGGGCGGCGGCGGGGCTCGACGAGGACTGGTCGATCGAGATGTGGGGCGAGGACTGGCAGGCCGCCGAGTTGCGCGAACTCAAGCGCCAGGAATTCGCGCGCGGCGTGGCGTTTCTGGGGATGCTCTAG